Proteins encoded together in one Balearica regulorum gibbericeps isolate bBalReg1 chromosome 3, bBalReg1.pri, whole genome shotgun sequence window:
- the KLHL32 gene encoding kelch-like protein 32 isoform X5 gives MVYDPKQNKWLSRSPMLQRRVYHSMAAVQRKLYVLGGNDLDYNNDRILVRHIDSYSIDADQWTRCSFNMLTGQNESGVAVHNGRIYLVGGYSIWTNEPLACIQVLDVSKEGKEEVFYGPTLPFASNGIAACFLPAPYFTCPNLQTLQVPHHRIGTM, from the exons ATGGTCTATGATCCCAAGCAG aataAGTGGCTAAGCCGTAGCCCGATGTTGCAGAGGAGAGTGTATCACTCCATGGCTGCTGTCCAAAGGAAACTTTACGTGTTAGGTGGGAACGATCTGGACTACAACAACGATCGGATCCTGGTTCGGCACATAGACTCCTACAGCATAGATGCTGACCAATGGACGCGTTGCAGCTTCAACATGTTGACAG gTCAAAATGAGTCTGGAGTTGCCGTCCACAATGGTAGAATATATTTAGTTGGCGGCTATTCGATTTGGACAAATGAGCCTTTGGCATGTATCCAG GTGCTGGATGTTagcaaggaagggaaggaagaggtaTTCTATGGGCCTACGCTCCCCTTCGCTTCCAATGGAATAGCAGCATGCTTTCTTCCAGCTCCTTATTTCACGTGCCCCAACCTTCAGACTCTGCAAGTGCCTCACCACAGGATTGGCACAATGTGA